Proteins encoded by one window of Flavobacterium sp. N502540:
- a CDS encoding OsmC family protein, with translation MDTLSAQIDTRLYRTEITSASGNIVIADEPQEMGGKNLGFSPSELLASSLASCTLITLRMYINRKQWEVTEINIKVDFERDLDQKISLFTRKIEIIGEVDDKQRQRLETIANSCPIHKTLTNSIEIKTTLI, from the coding sequence ATGGATACACTATCAGCACAAATCGACACCCGTTTGTATCGCACGGAGATCACATCCGCCAGCGGAAATATTGTAATTGCCGACGAACCTCAGGAAATGGGAGGCAAAAACTTAGGATTTAGTCCGTCAGAATTGCTAGCCTCTTCTCTGGCCTCCTGTACTTTGATCACACTTCGCATGTATATCAATCGCAAACAATGGGAGGTTACTGAAATCAATATCAAAGTTGACTTTGAAAGAGATCTGGACCAAAAAATCTCTTTGTTTACAAGAAAAATAGAAATTATCGGCGAGGTCGACGACAAGCAGAGACAACGTCTTGAAACCATTGCTAACAGCTGTCCGATACATAAAACATTAACAAATTCAATCGAAATAAAAACCACACTAATATAA
- a CDS encoding pirin family protein — protein sequence MSNISLIIEERAANIGNFMVGRLLPFREKRAVGPFVFIDHMGPAHLNQYQNMDVPPHPHIGLSTLTFLFEGSIMHRDSLGTELEIKPGAVNWMTAGKGIVHSERTPEYLRHSDKMLHGLQIWVALPKELEEMDPNFTHVEASDIPSWEEDGVSYKLIAGEAFGKKSPVPVYSPLYFIEIKSTEARKINIGKDLFGESGLYILEGNIKSGEHVYDPKQILITNDSTLCEFEIAENTTVYIFGGQPFPEEHFIFWNFVSSDKNRIEQAKKDWTEQTFPKVPGETEFVPLPDPKMR from the coding sequence ATGTCAAATATCAGTTTAATCATCGAAGAACGCGCTGCCAATATTGGCAACTTTATGGTAGGTCGTCTATTGCCTTTCCGTGAAAAAAGAGCCGTTGGTCCGTTTGTATTTATCGACCATATGGGGCCGGCACATTTAAATCAGTATCAAAATATGGATGTTCCTCCACATCCGCACATCGGACTTTCTACTTTAACTTTTTTATTTGAAGGCAGCATTATGCACCGCGACAGTCTGGGGACCGAACTGGAAATAAAACCCGGTGCCGTAAACTGGATGACAGCAGGAAAAGGGATCGTACATTCAGAGCGAACTCCTGAATATTTAAGACATTCTGACAAGATGCTTCACGGTCTTCAAATTTGGGTAGCATTGCCTAAAGAACTGGAAGAAATGGATCCTAACTTTACACATGTAGAAGCCAGTGATATTCCGAGCTGGGAAGAAGATGGCGTTTCATATAAATTAATCGCGGGAGAAGCATTTGGTAAAAAATCACCCGTTCCGGTGTATAGTCCGCTTTATTTTATCGAAATCAAAAGCACCGAAGCCCGAAAAATCAACATTGGAAAGGATCTTTTTGGTGAAAGCGGTTTATACATTCTGGAAGGAAATATTAAAAGCGGAGAACATGTTTACGATCCAAAACAAATTCTGATTACCAACGACAGTACTTTATGCGAGTTCGAAATAGCCGAAAACACAACAGTTTATATTTTTGGAGGACAGCCCTTTCCGGAGGAACATTTTATCTTTTGGAATTTTGTTTCCTCTGATAAAAACCGAATAGAACAAGCTAAAAAAGACTGGACGGAACAGACTTTCCCAAAGGTTCCGGGTGAAACTGAATTTGTTCCTTTACCTGATCCTAAAATGCGATAA
- a CDS encoding DNA alkylation repair protein, with protein MGLIKDIYSVSFYEQFGHAVAEVHPTFDKQKFMETIYEGDFSQKEWKDRMKHTTVVFHQFMPKNFPEAVSLLDKIIENLKKNSFTDSNLAFIFFADYIEMYGLDDFKTSSKAFVSITQFISCEFAVRPFILKYKEQMIDEMTKWSLHENHHVRRLASEGSRPRLPWAMAIPYLKKDPDSILPILENLKNDPSEYVRRSVANNLNDIVKDNPQIVLEIARKWKGHSKETDGIIKHGCRTLLKQGHPEILSHYGLNNANIELSSFEIKTPIVKIGDYLQFHFHLNNKNNEPKTIRLEYAVHYKKAKGHLAKKVFKISEKVYPPNEIIKVERNQSFKIITTRVFHTGKHQLSIIINGTESETLDFELIE; from the coding sequence ATGGGATTAATTAAAGACATTTACTCCGTTTCTTTCTACGAACAATTTGGTCACGCTGTCGCGGAAGTACATCCGACATTTGACAAACAGAAATTTATGGAGACGATTTACGAAGGCGATTTTAGCCAAAAAGAATGGAAAGACCGCATGAAACACACCACGGTTGTTTTTCATCAGTTTATGCCTAAAAATTTCCCGGAAGCTGTTTCTTTATTGGATAAAATAATTGAAAACCTGAAAAAAAACAGTTTTACCGATAGCAATCTGGCATTTATTTTTTTTGCTGATTATATCGAAATGTACGGCCTGGATGATTTTAAAACTTCATCGAAAGCCTTTGTTTCGATCACTCAATTCATAAGCTGCGAATTTGCTGTTCGTCCTTTTATTCTAAAATACAAAGAACAGATGATTGATGAAATGACTAAATGGTCTCTGCATGAAAATCATCATGTTCGTAGATTGGCCAGTGAAGGTAGCCGACCAAGATTACCATGGGCAATGGCGATTCCGTACTTAAAAAAAGACCCTGACTCTATTCTGCCAATTTTAGAGAATTTAAAAAACGATCCTTCAGAATATGTGCGTCGAAGTGTCGCCAATAACCTGAACGATATTGTAAAAGACAATCCGCAAATCGTCTTGGAAATTGCCCGTAAATGGAAAGGTCATAGCAAAGAAACGGATGGAATCATTAAACATGGCTGTCGTACTTTATTAAAACAGGGACATCCCGAAATCCTGAGCCATTATGGTTTAAACAATGCTAATATTGAACTTTCATCTTTTGAAATCAAGACACCAATTGTAAAAATTGGAGACTATCTGCAGTTTCACTTTCATCTGAACAATAAAAATAATGAGCCGAAAACGATTCGTTTAGAATATGCCGTTCATTATAAAAAAGCGAAAGGACATCTGGCAAAAAAAGTCTTTAAAATCAGTGAGAAGGTTTATCCCCCAAATGAAATCATTAAAGTAGAGCGAAACCAATCGTTCAAAATCATTACAACACGTGTTTTTCATACCGGAAAACATCAATTGTCTATCATTATTAACGGGACAGAAAGCGAAACCCTGGATTTTGAATTGATTGAATAG
- the nadC gene encoding carboxylating nicotinate-nucleotide diphosphorylase → MISEEQFQSELQLLISNAIREDVGTGDYSSLACIPDTAHGQAKLLVKDQGIIAGVALAKMIFEYVDPKLKMKVFIEDGTHVEYGDVVFEVSGSSQSILKAERVVLNSMQRMSAIATKTDQYVQLLDGTGAKILDTRKTTPNFRVAEKWAVKIGGGENHRFALYDMVMLKDNHIDFAGGITLAIKKTKEYLKENNLDLKIIVEARNLDEIREILLSEGVHRILIDNFNYEDTKTAVQLIGNKCQTESSGNINEKTIREYGLCGVDYISSGALTHSVYNMDLSLKAF, encoded by the coding sequence ATGATTAGCGAAGAACAGTTTCAAAGCGAATTACAATTATTAATCAGCAATGCAATTCGGGAAGATGTAGGTACGGGAGATTACAGCTCGCTGGCTTGTATTCCGGACACAGCACACGGGCAGGCTAAATTACTGGTAAAAGACCAGGGAATTATTGCTGGTGTTGCATTGGCGAAAATGATTTTTGAATACGTAGATCCGAAATTAAAAATGAAAGTTTTTATAGAAGACGGAACTCATGTAGAATATGGTGATGTAGTTTTTGAAGTTTCAGGAAGTTCTCAATCTATTTTAAAAGCAGAGAGAGTAGTTTTGAACAGTATGCAGCGTATGTCGGCTATTGCGACCAAAACAGATCAGTATGTGCAGTTATTGGACGGAACCGGAGCGAAAATATTAGATACCCGTAAAACGACTCCAAATTTCAGAGTTGCCGAAAAATGGGCTGTCAAAATTGGAGGAGGAGAAAACCATCGTTTTGCCTTGTACGATATGGTCATGCTGAAAGACAATCATATTGATTTTGCAGGAGGAATTACACTTGCAATCAAGAAAACCAAAGAGTATTTAAAAGAGAATAATTTAGATTTGAAAATTATTGTCGAGGCCAGAAATTTAGATGAGATTCGCGAAATTTTATTAAGTGAAGGTGTTCACAGAATTCTAATCGACAATTTTAATTACGAAGATACTAAAACAGCAGTGCAATTAATAGGTAATAAATGCCAGACGGAATCTTCAGGTAATATTAATGAAAAAACAATTCGTGAATACGGACTCTGCGGTGTCGATTACATTTCATCAGGAGCACTAACACATTCCGTTTATAACATGGATTTAAGTTTGAAGGCTTTTTAA
- a CDS encoding YihY/virulence factor BrkB family protein: protein MSKEIEERIEKVPVVRSVVRFFKRIKLPWLEGFSLYDLLEMYTIGIIEGAFSYHASAVSFSFFMALFPFALFILNLIPFIPIEGFQQDFLQFVQQGVPPNTYEAISKIISDILNNSHSGLLSSGFLLSIFLMANGINGILSGFESSKHVFDKRGFLNQYLVALAISLIMTIILFVTVATIVVFEVFIQKTIIQDVLSDRIPLIILGRYLFVVLMILITSSLLLRYGTRQYNKVPFISIGSVFTTILIVISSFFFGIWVIKFSKYNELYGSIGTLLILMFYIWINCMILLLGFELNATIRKLKQKKNK from the coding sequence ATGTCAAAAGAGATAGAAGAACGGATCGAGAAAGTTCCTGTGGTACGATCTGTAGTTCGTTTTTTCAAGAGAATAAAATTACCCTGGCTTGAAGGTTTTTCGTTATATGATTTGCTTGAAATGTATACCATCGGTATTATTGAAGGAGCATTTTCGTATCATGCGAGTGCTGTTTCGTTCAGTTTCTTTATGGCCTTATTTCCTTTTGCATTATTTATTTTAAACTTAATTCCCTTTATCCCTATTGAAGGATTTCAGCAGGACTTTCTGCAGTTTGTGCAACAGGGAGTTCCTCCGAATACCTACGAGGCGATCAGTAAGATTATAAGCGATATTTTAAACAACAGTCACTCCGGTTTATTGTCGTCTGGATTTTTGCTTTCGATATTTTTAATGGCAAATGGTATTAACGGTATTCTGAGCGGTTTTGAATCCTCGAAACATGTCTTTGATAAGCGCGGTTTTCTGAATCAGTATTTGGTGGCGCTGGCAATTTCACTCATCATGACTATTATATTATTTGTAACAGTAGCGACAATTGTTGTTTTTGAGGTATTCATTCAAAAAACAATCATTCAGGATGTGTTAAGCGATCGTATTCCGTTGATTATTTTAGGGCGATATTTATTCGTTGTTTTAATGATTCTGATAACCTCTTCACTATTATTGCGTTATGGTACTAGGCAATATAACAAAGTGCCTTTTATAAGTATTGGGTCTGTTTTTACAACTATTTTAATTGTGATATCTTCATTCTTTTTTGGAATTTGGGTTATAAAATTCTCAAAATATAACGAACTTTATGGTTCGATAGGTACATTATTAATTCTAATGTTTTATATTTGGATAAACTGTATGATTCTGCTTTTGGGATTTGAACTGAATGCCACTATCAGAAAATTAAAACAAAAAAAAAATAAATAA
- a CDS encoding DUF2147 domain-containing protein, whose translation MKNWMLTIGVFFLTLGSIQGQGVIGKWKTVDDETGEAKSIVEIYEKSGKVYGKIVEILRENHKKDLCTKCDGADKNKPILGMVIINGLKKDGSEYSGGTILDPTNGKKYKCYIALESADKLKLRGYVGISIMGRTQYWSRVKN comes from the coding sequence ATGAAAAATTGGATGTTAACGATTGGTGTTTTTTTTCTAACATTAGGCTCGATTCAGGGTCAGGGTGTAATTGGAAAATGGAAAACAGTTGATGATGAAACCGGTGAAGCTAAATCGATTGTAGAGATTTATGAAAAATCCGGAAAAGTGTACGGCAAAATTGTAGAAATACTTCGCGAAAACCACAAAAAGGACTTATGTACTAAATGCGACGGAGCGGATAAAAACAAACCAATTTTGGGTATGGTTATCATCAACGGACTTAAAAAAGACGGTTCTGAATACAGTGGAGGAACCATTTTAGATCCAACAAACGGAAAAAAATACAAATGTTATATTGCATTAGAATCAGCAGATAAACTAAAACTTCGTGGTTATGTTGGTATTTCTATTATGGGAAGAACACAATACTGGAGCAGAGTGAAAAATTAA
- the bla-B1-FLAV gene encoding subclass B1 metallo-beta-lactamase encodes MRKLALIALFLVQLSHSFAQSKNSPLQISHLTGDFYVYKTFHDYKGTLISANAMYLVTDKGVVLFDAPWDKTQFQPLLDSIKAKHHKEVVMHFATHSHEDRAGGLDFYRKRGIKTYTIKATDQILEKNKEARAEFVIPDDTLFTVGKYTFEVYYPGKGHASDNIVVWFNKQKVLYGGCFVKSVEAKDLGYLGDADVKEWQKSILKVQSKFKNPKYIVTGHDDLKDLTSLKHTLKLVKEYNAAKSSGK; translated from the coding sequence ATGCGAAAATTAGCATTGATAGCTTTATTTCTGGTACAGCTATCCCATAGTTTTGCACAATCTAAGAATTCGCCATTACAAATAAGTCATCTTACGGGTGACTTTTATGTTTATAAGACGTTTCACGATTATAAAGGTACGCTGATTTCAGCCAATGCCATGTATTTGGTTACAGATAAAGGAGTTGTCCTGTTTGACGCTCCCTGGGACAAAACACAATTTCAGCCTTTGCTGGACAGTATTAAAGCAAAACATCATAAAGAAGTTGTGATGCACTTTGCCACGCACTCACATGAAGACAGGGCAGGAGGTCTGGATTTCTACCGTAAAAGAGGAATTAAAACCTATACGATAAAAGCAACAGATCAGATTCTGGAGAAAAATAAGGAAGCAAGAGCTGAGTTTGTTATTCCGGATGACACCTTGTTTACAGTGGGGAAATATACTTTTGAAGTGTATTACCCGGGAAAAGGACACGCGTCAGATAATATTGTGGTTTGGTTCAATAAGCAAAAAGTACTTTATGGAGGTTGTTTTGTTAAAAGTGTCGAAGCAAAAGATTTGGGCTATCTTGGAGATGCAGATGTTAAAGAATGGCAGAAATCTATTCTGAAAGTACAGTCGAAGTTTAAAAACCCAAAATACATTGTTACGGGTCATGATGATTTGAAGGATTTGACCTCTTTGAAGCATACACTAAAACTGGTTAAGGAATACAATGCGGCAAAGTCTTCTGGTAAGTAA
- a CDS encoding type II toxin-antitoxin system VapC family toxin — protein sequence MRYLLDTSTCVFFLRGKLNLDVMVKKVGLENCYISEITVAELRFGAENSDDPMKSNKAVDNFLNGLTIIPIFGSIKRYAMEKVRLRKIGKPINDEFDLLIGVTAIENQLTLVTDNIKDFKMLDGIQIENWFERS from the coding sequence ATGAGATATTTACTTGATACAAGTACATGTGTTTTCTTTCTTAGAGGAAAGCTTAATCTTGATGTAATGGTAAAAAAAGTAGGTTTGGAAAATTGTTATATTTCTGAAATAACAGTTGCAGAACTTCGTTTTGGGGCAGAAAACAGCGATGACCCGATGAAATCTAATAAAGCCGTCGATAATTTTTTAAATGGATTAACAATAATTCCAATTTTTGGTTCTATTAAAAGATATGCTATGGAGAAAGTCAGACTCCGAAAAATTGGGAAACCAATTAATGATGAATTTGATCTTTTAATTGGGGTGACAGCAATTGAAAATCAATTAACACTTGTAACTGATAATATTAAGGATTTTAAGATGTTGGATGGAATTCAAATTGAAAATTGGTTTGAAAGAAGTTAA
- the priA gene encoding primosomal protein N', which yields MFFIEVVLPLSLAKTFTYRVSEAEFHFIKKGMRVAVPFGKNKIYTALVIELHQNEPGLYEAKEIHQILDEKPIATEVQIKHWLWVANYYMCAIGDVYRGAFPSGLLLESETVVSYKTDAEVNQDELSDDEFLVYEALQQQSSLRIQEIISMLNKKNILPVLQKMIARNIIVLEEEIKEGYKPKLVRYVKLHAKYESDNGLGELLEVLKNANKQKELVLAYFQIMASEKKPITVKKLVEVSNSTSAAVKALIDKEIFEEYLLQQDRVLFTGRTTDDQLLLSEAQTRAFTAIKESLSEKEVCLLHGVTSSGKTEIYIKLIEEYLETGRQVLYLLPEIALTTQLVSRLRLYFGDKVAVFHSKYSNNERVEVWKQTLENSEKAQIVIGARSALFLPFDNLGLLIVDEEHEQTFKQTDPAPRYHARDAAIVLANFHKAKVLLGSATPSIETYFNAQADKYGLVSLTERYNNVRMPEILLVDLKDKHFRKRMTGHFSDLLIEEIGEALSLGEQIILFQNRRGYSPIIECMTCGHVPHCQQCDVSLTFHKHKNQLRCHYCGYSIAKPTHCHSCSSIDLTTKGFGTEQIEQELVTLFPKAKTGRMDQDTTRGKFGFEKIIDSFKNREIDILVGTQMLAKGLDFDNVSLVGIMNADNMLHHPDFRAFERSYQMMTQVAGRAGRSEKQGKVVIQTYNPNHNTIQQVTNHNYIGMYKEQLYDRQIYRYPPYFRIIKLTLKHRDFDKLKEGSMWLYQVLSQNLNMPVLGPEEPAISRIRNEYIRTILIKIPQNQHLVNTKKTIQKMLNSFEAVAQYRAIKVIANVDFY from the coding sequence ATGTTTTTTATTGAAGTCGTTTTACCGCTTTCATTAGCTAAAACTTTTACCTATCGTGTTTCTGAGGCTGAATTCCATTTTATTAAAAAAGGAATGCGGGTGGCGGTACCATTTGGTAAAAATAAAATTTATACGGCATTGGTTATTGAGTTGCATCAGAATGAACCGGGTTTGTATGAAGCCAAGGAAATTCATCAGATATTAGATGAAAAACCAATCGCAACCGAAGTTCAGATCAAGCACTGGCTTTGGGTGGCGAATTATTATATGTGTGCTATCGGTGATGTTTATCGAGGTGCTTTCCCGAGTGGTCTGTTATTAGAGAGCGAAACGGTTGTTTCGTATAAAACTGATGCGGAGGTAAATCAGGATGAGCTTTCTGATGATGAATTTTTAGTCTATGAAGCCCTGCAACAGCAAAGTTCTTTAAGAATTCAGGAAATTATTTCGATGCTGAATAAGAAAAATATTCTTCCTGTTCTTCAAAAAATGATTGCCCGAAATATTATTGTTTTAGAAGAAGAAATTAAAGAAGGATACAAACCTAAACTGGTTCGATATGTGAAGCTGCATGCTAAATATGAATCCGATAATGGTTTAGGGGAATTGCTGGAAGTTCTAAAAAATGCCAACAAGCAAAAGGAATTGGTGTTGGCGTATTTTCAAATTATGGCCTCTGAAAAGAAACCAATCACTGTAAAAAAGTTGGTTGAGGTTTCAAATTCTACTTCGGCTGCCGTAAAAGCTTTAATTGATAAAGAGATTTTTGAGGAGTATCTTTTGCAGCAGGACAGAGTTTTGTTTACAGGACGAACAACAGACGATCAATTGTTGTTAAGTGAAGCGCAGACGAGAGCTTTTACAGCTATTAAAGAGAGTCTCTCAGAGAAAGAAGTATGTTTACTGCATGGAGTTACCTCAAGTGGTAAAACAGAGATTTATATCAAACTGATTGAAGAATATCTGGAAACGGGAAGACAGGTTCTTTATTTGCTGCCCGAAATCGCTTTAACGACACAATTAGTTTCAAGATTAAGACTTTATTTTGGTGATAAAGTAGCTGTTTTTCATTCGAAATACAGTAATAATGAAAGAGTTGAGGTTTGGAAGCAGACTCTTGAAAATTCAGAGAAAGCGCAAATTGTAATAGGAGCAAGGTCGGCTCTGTTTTTGCCTTTTGACAATTTAGGTTTATTGATTGTAGACGAAGAGCACGAACAGACTTTTAAGCAAACAGATCCTGCGCCACGTTATCATGCCAGAGATGCGGCAATTGTTTTGGCTAATTTTCATAAAGCAAAAGTACTGTTGGGTTCAGCTACGCCAAGTATTGAAACCTATTTTAATGCACAGGCCGATAAGTATGGTTTGGTATCGCTTACGGAACGTTATAATAATGTCCGAATGCCTGAAATTCTTTTAGTGGATTTAAAAGACAAACATTTCAGGAAAAGAATGACCGGACATTTTAGTGATCTTTTAATTGAAGAAATAGGAGAGGCCTTGTCTTTGGGAGAGCAAATTATTTTGTTCCAGAACCGACGAGGATATTCACCTATAATAGAATGTATGACCTGTGGTCATGTACCGCATTGCCAGCAGTGTGATGTGAGTCTGACTTTTCATAAGCATAAAAATCAGCTGCGTTGTCATTATTGTGGTTATTCGATTGCAAAACCAACACATTGTCATAGCTGTTCGAGTATCGATTTGACGACTAAAGGATTCGGTACAGAACAAATCGAGCAGGAGCTGGTTACACTTTTCCCGAAAGCCAAAACCGGTCGAATGGATCAGGATACGACTCGTGGTAAATTTGGTTTCGAAAAAATAATAGATTCCTTTAAAAATCGTGAAATTGATATTTTGGTCGGTACGCAAATGCTGGCGAAGGGACTGGATTTTGATAATGTAAGTTTGGTTGGAATTATGAATGCGGATAATATGTTGCATCATCCCGATTTTAGGGCCTTTGAACGCAGTTATCAAATGATGACACAGGTTGCTGGGAGAGCTGGTAGATCTGAAAAACAAGGGAAAGTGGTGATTCAAACTTACAATCCGAATCACAATACGATTCAGCAGGTGACCAACCATAATTATATAGGTATGTATAAGGAGCAATTGTACGATCGTCAGATTTACAGATACCCGCCTTATTTCAGAATTATAAAACTGACTTTAAAGCATCGTGATTTCGATAAATTGAAGGAAGGTTCGATGTGGTTGTATCAGGTTTTGAGTCAAAATTTGAATATGCCGGTACTGGGGCCGGAAGAACCAGCAATCAGCAGGATTAGAAATGAGTATATCCGAACGATTTTAATTAAGATTCCGCAGAACCAGCATTTGGTTAATACGAAAAAAACTATTCAGAAAATGCTGAATAGTTTTGAGGCTGTTGCTCAGTACAGAGCTATAAAAGTTATTGCGAATGTCGACTTCTATTAA
- a CDS encoding LytR/AlgR family response regulator transcription factor produces MKLNCVVVDDSSIQRTIIAKLVNNHPGLHLIGDFSNAIEAKSCISLNNIDLIFLDIEMPVINGFDFLDGLKSKPQIIFITSKAEYALKAFDYDATDYLQKPIAVDRFNASVKRAIDMHLLKKDIKEEEGEHIFIKSNLKKLKIFTAKIKWIEAFGDYVRVVTEDDSNLVLSTMKSFENDLSKDKFIRVHKSYIINIDKVERFNSKFAEIGITKIPLSRNKKEDLVKALSTSS; encoded by the coding sequence ATGAAGCTAAACTGTGTTGTTGTTGATGATAGTTCTATACAAAGAACTATTATTGCAAAATTAGTTAATAATCACCCAGGTTTGCATTTAATCGGGGATTTTTCAAATGCAATAGAGGCAAAAAGCTGTATCTCTCTAAATAATATTGACTTAATTTTTCTTGATATAGAAATGCCTGTTATTAATGGGTTTGATTTTCTTGACGGACTAAAATCTAAGCCACAAATTATATTTATTACTTCTAAAGCAGAATATGCTTTAAAAGCTTTCGACTATGACGCTACTGATTACCTTCAAAAGCCTATTGCGGTAGATCGTTTTAATGCCTCTGTAAAAAGAGCCATTGATATGCATTTACTAAAAAAGGACATCAAAGAAGAAGAAGGCGAACATATATTTATCAAAAGTAATCTGAAAAAACTCAAAATATTCACTGCAAAAATCAAATGGATTGAAGCTTTTGGTGACTATGTAAGAGTGGTTACCGAAGACGACAGTAATCTGGTACTTTCGACCATGAAATCTTTTGAAAACGATCTGTCAAAAGATAAATTCATTCGTGTGCACAAGTCCTATATCATTAACATTGATAAAGTAGAACGCTTTAACAGTAAATTTGCTGAGATTGGCATTACCAAAATTCCTCTTAGCCGAAATAAAAAAGAAGATCTGGTAAAAGCACTCTCAACTTCTTCTTAA
- the rpsF gene encoding 30S ribosomal protein S6, with product MNHYETVFILNPVLSEVQVKETVTKFEEFLTSRGAEMVSKEDWGLKKMAYEIQNKKSGFYHLFEFKVSGEVLIAFETEFRRDERVMRFLTVSLDKHAISWAERRRAKLKSTKA from the coding sequence ATGAATCATTATGAAACTGTTTTCATTTTAAATCCCGTTTTATCTGAAGTTCAGGTGAAGGAAACAGTAACGAAATTTGAAGAATTTCTTACTAGTAGAGGAGCTGAAATGGTATCGAAAGAGGATTGGGGTCTTAAAAAAATGGCTTACGAAATCCAAAACAAAAAAAGTGGTTTTTATCACTTATTCGAATTCAAAGTATCTGGAGAAGTTCTAATTGCTTTTGAAACTGAATTCAGACGTGACGAAAGAGTTATGCGTTTCTTAACTGTAAGTTTAGACAAACATGCTATTTCATGGGCGGAAAGAAGAAGAGCTAAATTAAAATCTACTAAAGCGTAA
- the rpsR gene encoding 30S ribosomal protein S18, translating into MSTIEQSAKGKKDGDIRYLTPLNIETNKTKKYCRFKKSGIKYIDYKDADFLLKFVNEQGKILPRRLTGTSLKYQRKVSVAVKRARHLALMPYVADLLK; encoded by the coding sequence ATGTCTACAATCGAGCAATCTGCAAAAGGAAAAAAAGACGGAGATATCAGATATTTAACGCCTTTAAACATTGAAACTAACAAAACTAAAAAGTACTGTCGTTTCAAAAAATCAGGAATCAAATACATCGATTATAAAGATGCTGATTTCTTATTGAAATTCGTTAATGAGCAAGGAAAAATTCTTCCTCGTCGTTTAACAGGAACTTCATTAAAATACCAAAGAAAAGTGTCTGTAGCTGTAAAAAGAGCTCGTCACTTAGCTTTAATGCCATACGTGGCCGATTTATTAAAATAG
- the rplI gene encoding 50S ribosomal protein L9, whose protein sequence is MEIILKQDVQNLGFKDDVVSVKPGYGRNFLIPQGFATLATPSAKKVLAENLKQRAHKEAKVVADAKALAETLKALEIKLTAKAGGEKLFGSITNIDIAEALEKSGNAIDRKFITSGIVKRTGKYTASIRLHRDVIVELAYEIIAEK, encoded by the coding sequence ATGGAAATTATTTTAAAACAAGACGTACAAAACTTAGGATTTAAAGATGATGTAGTATCTGTAAAACCTGGTTACGGTCGTAACTTTTTAATTCCTCAAGGTTTTGCTACTTTAGCAACTCCTTCTGCTAAAAAAGTTTTAGCTGAAAACCTAAAACAAAGAGCACATAAAGAAGCTAAAGTGGTTGCTGATGCTAAAGCATTAGCTGAAACTTTAAAAGCTCTTGAAATTAAACTTACTGCAAAAGCTGGTGGAGAGAAACTTTTTGGTTCTATCACAAACATCGACATTGCTGAAGCTTTAGAGAAATCAGGTAACGCTATTGATAGAAAATTCATTACTAGTGGTATCGTAAAACGTACTGGAAAATATACAGCTAGCATCCGTTTACACAGAGATGTTATTGTAGAATTAGCATACGAGATTATCGCTGAAAAATAA